The Rhodopseudomonas julia DNA segment CTGAACCCTAGCAAAGCACCGTACGGCGGTCAAGGAATTTTTTCCTATCGCCAAATATCAGAAGCCAGGTTGGGCTCTGTCCTGGTTGTCATCGTCCAAAGCCGCCACGTGCCGCAGGATCGTCGTGACCGCCATTTCCGGCGTGCCGGTGTTCTCGACGACCTTGCCCAGATGAGAAAGATTGCGTTCGATCGCGCGGTAGGTCTCCACGACGCGCGCGCCCAGACGGTTCCGTCCCTCGCGCGTCGCCTCCCGCTCGAGGACGGTTTCGATCGGTGCCCATATCGTGAAGAGGTGAACGCGCGTCCCCTGCGGGACGTGCTTCTTGAACTTCTGCACGTTCTCGGCCGTCTGAAAGATGTAATCGAACAGGACCTGCGAGGCTCCCATCGCCAGATAGGCGGTCGCGAGCGCTGCCCCCGCGCGGTAGGTCGAGCCAGGGCCAAGGAAGGTCGCCACGTCGTCAGGCGCAAAGGAACGCAGCGCGTCTCCGGAGATGGCGATCGTCCCCGGACGCGCCTGCGCCAAAAGCCCGGTCACCGTCGTCTTGCCGACACCCGCAGGACCATTGATCAGCAGAATGTGCGGCATTCGAGAACCCTATTCGATTCCCACACCGCCGGCTGCGGGGAACGTCGCCCCCTCACGCCCGCCGCACCGCCTCTTCAGCAGCATCCCATTCGGCGATGAATTCCGGCACGCCGTCGGCCGGCATCGGCCGGCCGAAATAATAGCCCTGGCCATAGCGGCAGCCGGCGCGGTGTAGGAAGGCGGCTTCGGCCGCCGTCTCCACGCCTTCCGCCACGATGTGATAGCCGAGCTCGCTGCCAAGGCCGATGAGCGCGCGCACGATGGCGCGGTCGCCGGGTGAAGAGGTCAGATCCTTCACAAAACTGCGGTCGATCTTGAGCACGCCGACCGGCAGGCTCTTCAAATGCGTCAGGGAGGAAAAGCCGGTGCCGAAATCATCGAGCGCGACGCCGATCCCCGCCGCCCGCAGCGTCTGCAAATGCGCACGGATCGCCCGGTTGTCCTCGTCGATGACGCTCGTCTCCGTCACCTCGAGAACGATATCGCCCGGCGACAGCCCCGTCTCGGCCAGGGCGCCGAGCAAGTTTGGGGCAAAATCCTCCTGCTGCAGATCGGCGGCCGTCACATTGTAGCCGATACGGCCGAAATTGATGCCGGCGCTCCGCCAGGCTTTCAGGTCGCCGACGATTTCCTTCAGCATGTACTCGCC contains these protein-coding regions:
- a CDS encoding AAA family ATPase, with translation MPHILLINGPAGVGKTTVTGLLAQARPGTIAISGDALRSFAPDDVATFLGPGSTYRAGAALATAYLAMGASQVLFDYIFQTAENVQKFKKHVPQGTRVHLFTIWAPIETVLEREATREGRNRLGARVVETYRAIERNLSHLGKVVENTGTPEMAVTTILRHVAALDDDNQDRAQPGF